One region of Mus musculus strain C57BL/6J chromosome 15, GRCm38.p6 C57BL/6J genomic DNA includes:
- the Mb gene encoding myoglobin, which produces MGLSDGEWQLVLNVWGKVEADLAGHGQEVLIGLFKTHPETLDKFDKFKNLKSEEDMKGSEDLKKHGCTVLTALGTILKKKGQHAAEIQPLAQSHATKHKIPVKYLEFISEIIIEVLKKRHSGDFGADAQGAMSKALELFRNDIAAKYKELGFQG; this is translated from the exons ATGGGGCTCAGTGATGGGGAGTGGCAGCTGGTGCTGAATGTCTGGGGGAAGGTGGAGGCCGACCTTGCTGGCCATGGACAGGAAGTCCTCATCGG TCTGTTTAAGACTCACCCTGAGACCCTGGATAAGTTTGACAAGTTCAAGAACTTGAAGTCAGAGGAAGATATGAAGGGCTCAGAGGACCTGAAGAAGCATGGTTGCACCGTGCTCACAGCCCTGGGTACCATCCTGAAGAAGAAGGGACAACATGCTGCCGAGATCCAGCCTCTAGCCCAATCACACGCCACCAAGCACAAGATCCCGGTCAAGTACCTGGAG TTTATCTCAGAAATTATCATTGAAGTCCTGAAGAAGAGACATTCCGGGGACTTTGGAGCAGATGCTCAGGGCGCCATGAGCAAGGCCCTGGAGCTCTTCCGGAATGACATTGCCGCCAAGTACAAGGAGCTAGGCTTCCAGGGCTGA